One Ovis aries strain OAR_USU_Benz2616 breed Rambouillet chromosome 4, ARS-UI_Ramb_v3.0, whole genome shotgun sequence DNA window includes the following coding sequences:
- the LOC101111795 gene encoding serine protease 1: MKTFIFLALLGAAVAFPVDDDDKIVGGYTCGANTVPYQVSLNSGYHFCGGSLINSRWVVSAAHCYKSGIQVRLGEDNINVAEGNEQFISASKSIVHPSYNSNTLNNDIMLIKLKSAASLNSRVASVSLPTSCASAGTQCLISGWGNTKSSGSNYPDVLQCLKAPILSDSSCKSAYPGQITSNMFCAGYLEGGKDSCQGDSGGPVVCNGKLQGIVSWGYGCAQKNKPGVYTKVCNYVSWIQQTIASN, encoded by the exons TTGCTTTCCCCGTGGACGATGATGACAAGATCGTGGGCGGCTACACCTGTGGGGCAAATACTGTCCCCTACCAAGTGTCTCTGAACTCTGGCTACCACTTCTGCGGGGGCTCCCTCATCAACAGCCGGTGGGTGGTGTCTGCGGCTCACTGCTACAAGTC TGGAATCCAAGTGCGTCTGGGAGAAGACAACATTAACGTCGCTGAGGGCAATGAGCAATTCATCAGCGCATCCAAGAGCATCGTCCATCCCAGCTACAACTCAAACACCTTAAACAACGACATCATGCTGATTAAACTGAAATCAGCTGCCAGTCTCAACAGCCGAGTAGCCTCTGTCTCTCTGCCAACATCCTGTGCCTCTGCTGGCACCCAGTGTCTCATCTCTGGCTGGGGCAACACCAAGAGCAGCGGCAGTAA CTACCCTGATGTCCTGCAGTGTCTGAAGGCCCCCATCCTATCTGACAGCTCTTGCAAAAGTGCCTACCCAGGCCAGATCACCAGCAACATGTTCTGTGCGGGCTACCTGGAGGGCGGAAAGGACTCCTGCCAG GGTGACTCTGGTGGCCCTGTGGTCTGCAATGGAAAGCTCCAGGGCATTGTCTCCTGGGGCTATGGTTGCGCTCAGAAAAACAAGCCTGGGGTCTACACCAAGGTCTGCAACTACGTGAGCTGGATTCAGCAGACCATCGCTTCCAACTAA